The following coding sequences lie in one Carassius gibelio isolate Cgi1373 ecotype wild population from Czech Republic chromosome A17, carGib1.2-hapl.c, whole genome shotgun sequence genomic window:
- the LOC128031645 gene encoding SH3 and PX domain-containing protein 2A-like isoform X3 gives MCVYVVTADYQRQENTEISLKAGERVEVIEKSETGWWFVRTAEEQGWVPATYLVSLTGHRDRHKAPNGETERYITVQSFSSSSQDELGFESGVIVEVIQRNLEGWWFIRYGGKEGWAPAAYLRKMQDGVIADNQATETNKPAVQGQVEIIGNLMDISNLLNKKPANERHSHTQTDTSAHRNSNTNTYMHSQTDTYTQYNGNAEQTDAYGNNTHTDRNSSSSSISTAANTSSSGLERVSDNPVSQHTDISVRLSVSDSSVSVSVSDACGTASVSEASVSSTLSAIKTKTVPTSPAIARVAPQRFHSVETRSPSNNQKPPPRRENSLGFQLPQPPDPPTVEAEYYTIAEFRSCLTDGISFSGGQKAEVIDKNSGGWWYVQIGEKEGWAPCSYIDKRKKPTLNRQTSTLTRPKVPPPAPPIKKQNSLPCVEYEAVSPRVYEEPEYDVPTVGLEFDLEKEFLPGDAPTKAPPPLSQRTVSFTLGEGDEEDDEGVYANGGFRAVPQCKDSHSDTYSSSVAHRTSMWDPPEYDAPTIESNIETNTTLYAHTKQSKLKQQADELKSKPSVRPKPANQDCSSIRRPQNQEEPGQIHFRTSRTSEDSENDSENFQTFSHPPSFLYHTTAAYQREEPSELSFPAGVQVEVLEKQESGWWFIRWGNEEGWAPTYYLQETKSSETSGTEAKTIEMVNSETFWSASPELEISLQGDVGNMGKCVSLEKNEQRVNQSLKSGHRSNHQNCRVGVKQLAVRPQNVLKDNTNTHTTSVGQRNDALPSHSYNDQSTSSCAVNTESMRRKVPMSMVKPKPHLIHNNLREEYVSVADYHGDAESMSLPAGTRLEVLEKNPNGWWYCRVLDTTKTQKGWVPSNFLERRS, from the exons atgtgtgtgtatgtggtgaCGGCAGACTACCAGCGTCAGGAAAATACAGAAATCAGCCTAAAAGCAGGAGAGAGAGTAGAGGTGATTGAAAAGAGTGAGACCG gGTGGTGGTTTGTAAGAACAGCTGAAGAACAAGGCTGGGTTCCAGCTACATACCTTGTCTCTCTCACAGGACACCGAGACCGCCACAAAGCACCAAATGGAGAGA CAGAGAGGTATATCACGGTTCAGTCCTTCAGCAGCTCAAGTCAGGATGAGCTGGGATTTGAGAGTGGCGTCATTGTTGAGGTCATCCAGAGGAATCTGGAGGGCTGGTGGTTCATACG TTATGGTGGAAAGGAGGGATGGGCTCCAGCTGCCTACCTGAGGAAAATGCAAGATGGTGTCATAGCTGATAACCAGGCAACTGAGACCAATAAGCCAGCTGTGCAGGGTCAGGTGGAAATCATCGGAAACCTTATGGATATCAGCAACCTCCTGAACAAGAAACCTGCCAACGAacgacactcacacacacaaactgacacCAGTGCACACCGTAACagcaacacaaacacatacatgcaCTCACAGACTGACACATATACACAGTACAATGGCAATGCGGAGCAGACCGATGCTTACGGTAACAATACACACACCGAtagaaacagcagcagcagcagtattaGCACAGCAGCTAATACAAGCAGTAGTGGTTTAGAGAGAGTCTCTGATAATCCGGTCAGCCAGCACACAGACATCAGTGTGCGTCTCTCAGTCTCAGACAGCAGTGTGTCTGTGTCAGTGTCGGATGCTTGTGGAACTGCGTCTGTTTCTGAAGCAAGTGTATCTTCAACATTATCCGCAATAAAGACCAAAACCGTCCCTACATCTCCTGCCATTGCTCGAGTCGCACCTCAGAGATTCCACAGTGTTGAGACCA GATCACCATCAAACAATCAAAAACCACCTCCCCGTCGAGAAAACAGCctg GGATTTCAGTTACCGCAGCCCCCGGATCCCCCTACTGTTGAAGCTGAGTATTACACCATCGCTGAGTTCAGATCCTGCTTGACAGATGGCATCAGTTTCAGTGGAGGACAGAAAGCTGAG GTCATTGACAAGAACTCCGGAGGCTGGTGGTATGTCCAGATTGGAGAGAAGGAGGGTTGGGCCCCATGTTCTTACATCGACAAACGCAAGAAACCCACCTTGAACCGCCAAACCAGTACACTGACCCGGCCAAAGGTCCCACCTCCTGCTCCACCAATCAAAAAGCAGAACTCGCTTCCATGTGTTGAGTATGAGGCTGTGAGTCCAAGGGTGTACGAGGAACCAGAATATGATGTTCCAACAGTGGGCCTTGAATTCGACCTTGAGAAGGAGTTTCTTCCAGGAGATGCACCAACTAAAGCCCCTCCTCCTCTGAGTCAGCGTACCGTTTCTTTTACATTGGGTGAAGGggatgaagaggatgatgaggGTGTTTATGCGAACGGTGGCTTCAGAGCTGTACCACAGTGTAAGGACAGTCACTCGGACACATACTCGTCCTCTGTGGCTCACCGGACATCTATGTGGGATCCACCGGAATATGACGCCCCAACAATCGAGTCCAACATTGAGACCAATACAACACTCTACGCACACACAAAGCAATCTAAACTCAAACAGCAGGCTGACGAGTTGAAATCCAAACCATCGGTGCGTCCAAAACCTGCAAACCAAGACTGTAGTTCCATCAGAAGACCCCAAAACCAAGAGGAACCAGGCCAGATACATTTCAGGACCTCCCGCACATCTGAGGACTCGGAGAACGACTCGGAGAACTTCCAGACGTTCTCTCATCCGCCTTCCTTTTTGTACCACACTACTGCGGCATACCAGCGGGAAGAGCCGAGTGAGCTCAGCTTTCCCGCGGGAGTGCAAGTAGAGGTTCTGGAGAAGCAGGAGAGCGGCTGGTGGTTCATCCGCTGGGGGAACGAAGAGGGTTGGGCGCCCACTTACTACTTACAGGAAACCAAAAGCTCAGAAACAAGTGGTACAGAAGCCAAAACCATAGAGATGGTTAATTCTGAGACATTTTGGTCTGCGTCTCCCGAGTTGGAAATATCATTGCAGGGAGATGTTGGAAATATGGGTAAATGCGTAAGTTTGGAGAAGAACGAGCAGCGTGTTAACCAAAGCCTGAAGAGCGGACACCGATCTAACCACCAGAACTGCCGGGTTGGCGTGAAGCAGCTCGCTGTCAGACCTCAGAATGTCCTCAAGGAcaacactaatacacacacaactTCAGTAGGACAGAGGAACGATGCACTGCCTAGTCACAGCTACAATGATCAAAGCACCTCTTCCTGTGCAGTTAATACTGAGAGCATGAGACGTAAAGTACCGATGTCAATGGTGAAGCCTAAACCACATCTGATCCACAACAACCTTCGCGAGGAGTACGTTTCTGTCGCCGACTATCACGGTGACGCAGAGAGCATGAGCTTACCTGCTGGTACGAGGCTGGAGGTCCTGGAGAAAAACCCTAATGGATGGTGGTACTGCCGTGTGCTTGACACAACTAAAACACAAAAAGGATGGGTGCCCTCCAATTTCCTGGAGAGGAGGAGCTAA
- the LOC128031645 gene encoding SH3 and PX domain-containing protein 2A-like isoform X1, whose amino-acid sequence MARRSSGGRGHGGSWLTACFFPSSSGREHGEALGAEECMCVYVVTADYQRQENTEISLKAGERVEVIEKSETGWWFVRTAEEQGWVPATYLVSLTGHRDRHKAPNGETERYITVQSFSSSSQDELGFESGVIVEVIQRNLEGWWFIRYGGKEGWAPAAYLRKMQDGVIADNQATETNKPAVQGQVEIIGNLMDISNLLNKKPANERHSHTQTDTSAHRNSNTNTYMHSQTDTYTQYNGNAEQTDAYGNNTHTDRNSSSSSISTAANTSSSGLERVSDNPVSQHTDISVRLSVSDSSVSVSVSDACGTASVSEASVSSTLSAIKTKTVPTSPAIARVAPQRFHSVETRSPSNNQKPPPRRENSLGFQLPQPPDPPTVEAEYYTIAEFRSCLTDGISFSGGQKAEVIDKNSGGWWYVQIGEKEGWAPCSYIDKRKKPTLNRQTSTLTRPKVPPPAPPIKKQNSLPCVEYEAVSPRVYEEPEYDVPTVGLEFDLEKEFLPGDAPTKAPPPLSQRTVSFTLGEGDEEDDEGVYANGGFRAVPQCKDSHSDTYSSSVAHRTSMWDPPEYDAPTIESNIETNTTLYAHTKQSKLKQQADELKSKPSVRPKPANQDCSSIRRPQNQEEPGQIHFRTSRTSEDSENDSENFQTFSHPPSFLYHTTAAYQREEPSELSFPAGVQVEVLEKQESGWWFIRWGNEEGWAPTYYLQETKSSETSGTEAKTIEMVNSETFWSASPELEISLQGDVGNMGKCVSLEKNEQRVNQSLKSGHRSNHQNCRVGVKQLAVRPQNVLKDNTNTHTTSVGQRNDALPSHSYNDQSTSSCAVNTESMRRKVPMSMVKPKPHLIHNNLREEYVSVADYHGDAESMSLPAGTRLEVLEKNPNGWWYCRVLDTTKTQKGWVPSNFLERRS is encoded by the exons ATGGCGCGGCGCAGTTCAGGTGGACGCGGGCATGGAGGCAGCTGGCTCACAGCCTGTTTTTTTCCATCATCCTCAGGAAGAGAACATGGAGAAGCCCTGGGTGCagaggagtgtatgtgtgtgtatgtggtgaCGGCAGACTACCAGCGTCAGGAAAATACAGAAATCAGCCTAAAAGCAGGAGAGAGAGTAGAGGTGATTGAAAAGAGTGAGACCG gGTGGTGGTTTGTAAGAACAGCTGAAGAACAAGGCTGGGTTCCAGCTACATACCTTGTCTCTCTCACAGGACACCGAGACCGCCACAAAGCACCAAATGGAGAGA CAGAGAGGTATATCACGGTTCAGTCCTTCAGCAGCTCAAGTCAGGATGAGCTGGGATTTGAGAGTGGCGTCATTGTTGAGGTCATCCAGAGGAATCTGGAGGGCTGGTGGTTCATACG TTATGGTGGAAAGGAGGGATGGGCTCCAGCTGCCTACCTGAGGAAAATGCAAGATGGTGTCATAGCTGATAACCAGGCAACTGAGACCAATAAGCCAGCTGTGCAGGGTCAGGTGGAAATCATCGGAAACCTTATGGATATCAGCAACCTCCTGAACAAGAAACCTGCCAACGAacgacactcacacacacaaactgacacCAGTGCACACCGTAACagcaacacaaacacatacatgcaCTCACAGACTGACACATATACACAGTACAATGGCAATGCGGAGCAGACCGATGCTTACGGTAACAATACACACACCGAtagaaacagcagcagcagcagtattaGCACAGCAGCTAATACAAGCAGTAGTGGTTTAGAGAGAGTCTCTGATAATCCGGTCAGCCAGCACACAGACATCAGTGTGCGTCTCTCAGTCTCAGACAGCAGTGTGTCTGTGTCAGTGTCGGATGCTTGTGGAACTGCGTCTGTTTCTGAAGCAAGTGTATCTTCAACATTATCCGCAATAAAGACCAAAACCGTCCCTACATCTCCTGCCATTGCTCGAGTCGCACCTCAGAGATTCCACAGTGTTGAGACCA GATCACCATCAAACAATCAAAAACCACCTCCCCGTCGAGAAAACAGCctg GGATTTCAGTTACCGCAGCCCCCGGATCCCCCTACTGTTGAAGCTGAGTATTACACCATCGCTGAGTTCAGATCCTGCTTGACAGATGGCATCAGTTTCAGTGGAGGACAGAAAGCTGAG GTCATTGACAAGAACTCCGGAGGCTGGTGGTATGTCCAGATTGGAGAGAAGGAGGGTTGGGCCCCATGTTCTTACATCGACAAACGCAAGAAACCCACCTTGAACCGCCAAACCAGTACACTGACCCGGCCAAAGGTCCCACCTCCTGCTCCACCAATCAAAAAGCAGAACTCGCTTCCATGTGTTGAGTATGAGGCTGTGAGTCCAAGGGTGTACGAGGAACCAGAATATGATGTTCCAACAGTGGGCCTTGAATTCGACCTTGAGAAGGAGTTTCTTCCAGGAGATGCACCAACTAAAGCCCCTCCTCCTCTGAGTCAGCGTACCGTTTCTTTTACATTGGGTGAAGGggatgaagaggatgatgaggGTGTTTATGCGAACGGTGGCTTCAGAGCTGTACCACAGTGTAAGGACAGTCACTCGGACACATACTCGTCCTCTGTGGCTCACCGGACATCTATGTGGGATCCACCGGAATATGACGCCCCAACAATCGAGTCCAACATTGAGACCAATACAACACTCTACGCACACACAAAGCAATCTAAACTCAAACAGCAGGCTGACGAGTTGAAATCCAAACCATCGGTGCGTCCAAAACCTGCAAACCAAGACTGTAGTTCCATCAGAAGACCCCAAAACCAAGAGGAACCAGGCCAGATACATTTCAGGACCTCCCGCACATCTGAGGACTCGGAGAACGACTCGGAGAACTTCCAGACGTTCTCTCATCCGCCTTCCTTTTTGTACCACACTACTGCGGCATACCAGCGGGAAGAGCCGAGTGAGCTCAGCTTTCCCGCGGGAGTGCAAGTAGAGGTTCTGGAGAAGCAGGAGAGCGGCTGGTGGTTCATCCGCTGGGGGAACGAAGAGGGTTGGGCGCCCACTTACTACTTACAGGAAACCAAAAGCTCAGAAACAAGTGGTACAGAAGCCAAAACCATAGAGATGGTTAATTCTGAGACATTTTGGTCTGCGTCTCCCGAGTTGGAAATATCATTGCAGGGAGATGTTGGAAATATGGGTAAATGCGTAAGTTTGGAGAAGAACGAGCAGCGTGTTAACCAAAGCCTGAAGAGCGGACACCGATCTAACCACCAGAACTGCCGGGTTGGCGTGAAGCAGCTCGCTGTCAGACCTCAGAATGTCCTCAAGGAcaacactaatacacacacaactTCAGTAGGACAGAGGAACGATGCACTGCCTAGTCACAGCTACAATGATCAAAGCACCTCTTCCTGTGCAGTTAATACTGAGAGCATGAGACGTAAAGTACCGATGTCAATGGTGAAGCCTAAACCACATCTGATCCACAACAACCTTCGCGAGGAGTACGTTTCTGTCGCCGACTATCACGGTGACGCAGAGAGCATGAGCTTACCTGCTGGTACGAGGCTGGAGGTCCTGGAGAAAAACCCTAATGGATGGTGGTACTGCCGTGTGCTTGACACAACTAAAACACAAAAAGGATGGGTGCCCTCCAATTTCCTGGAGAGGAGGAGCTAA
- the LOC128031645 gene encoding SH3 and PX domain-containing protein 2A-like isoform X2, whose protein sequence is MARRSSGGRGHGGSWLTACFFPSSSGREHGEALGAEECMCVYVVTADYQRQENTEISLKAGERVEVIEKSETGWWFVRTAEEQGWVPATYLVSLTGHRDRHKAPNGEKRYITVQSFSSSSQDELGFESGVIVEVIQRNLEGWWFIRYGGKEGWAPAAYLRKMQDGVIADNQATETNKPAVQGQVEIIGNLMDISNLLNKKPANERHSHTQTDTSAHRNSNTNTYMHSQTDTYTQYNGNAEQTDAYGNNTHTDRNSSSSSISTAANTSSSGLERVSDNPVSQHTDISVRLSVSDSSVSVSVSDACGTASVSEASVSSTLSAIKTKTVPTSPAIARVAPQRFHSVETRSPSNNQKPPPRRENSLGFQLPQPPDPPTVEAEYYTIAEFRSCLTDGISFSGGQKAEVIDKNSGGWWYVQIGEKEGWAPCSYIDKRKKPTLNRQTSTLTRPKVPPPAPPIKKQNSLPCVEYEAVSPRVYEEPEYDVPTVGLEFDLEKEFLPGDAPTKAPPPLSQRTVSFTLGEGDEEDDEGVYANGGFRAVPQCKDSHSDTYSSSVAHRTSMWDPPEYDAPTIESNIETNTTLYAHTKQSKLKQQADELKSKPSVRPKPANQDCSSIRRPQNQEEPGQIHFRTSRTSEDSENDSENFQTFSHPPSFLYHTTAAYQREEPSELSFPAGVQVEVLEKQESGWWFIRWGNEEGWAPTYYLQETKSSETSGTEAKTIEMVNSETFWSASPELEISLQGDVGNMGKCVSLEKNEQRVNQSLKSGHRSNHQNCRVGVKQLAVRPQNVLKDNTNTHTTSVGQRNDALPSHSYNDQSTSSCAVNTESMRRKVPMSMVKPKPHLIHNNLREEYVSVADYHGDAESMSLPAGTRLEVLEKNPNGWWYCRVLDTTKTQKGWVPSNFLERRS, encoded by the exons ATGGCGCGGCGCAGTTCAGGTGGACGCGGGCATGGAGGCAGCTGGCTCACAGCCTGTTTTTTTCCATCATCCTCAGGAAGAGAACATGGAGAAGCCCTGGGTGCagaggagtgtatgtgtgtgtatgtggtgaCGGCAGACTACCAGCGTCAGGAAAATACAGAAATCAGCCTAAAAGCAGGAGAGAGAGTAGAGGTGATTGAAAAGAGTGAGACCG gGTGGTGGTTTGTAAGAACAGCTGAAGAACAAGGCTGGGTTCCAGCTACATACCTTGTCTCTCTCACAGGACACCGAGACCGCCACAAAGCACCAAATGGAGAGA AGAGGTATATCACGGTTCAGTCCTTCAGCAGCTCAAGTCAGGATGAGCTGGGATTTGAGAGTGGCGTCATTGTTGAGGTCATCCAGAGGAATCTGGAGGGCTGGTGGTTCATACG TTATGGTGGAAAGGAGGGATGGGCTCCAGCTGCCTACCTGAGGAAAATGCAAGATGGTGTCATAGCTGATAACCAGGCAACTGAGACCAATAAGCCAGCTGTGCAGGGTCAGGTGGAAATCATCGGAAACCTTATGGATATCAGCAACCTCCTGAACAAGAAACCTGCCAACGAacgacactcacacacacaaactgacacCAGTGCACACCGTAACagcaacacaaacacatacatgcaCTCACAGACTGACACATATACACAGTACAATGGCAATGCGGAGCAGACCGATGCTTACGGTAACAATACACACACCGAtagaaacagcagcagcagcagtattaGCACAGCAGCTAATACAAGCAGTAGTGGTTTAGAGAGAGTCTCTGATAATCCGGTCAGCCAGCACACAGACATCAGTGTGCGTCTCTCAGTCTCAGACAGCAGTGTGTCTGTGTCAGTGTCGGATGCTTGTGGAACTGCGTCTGTTTCTGAAGCAAGTGTATCTTCAACATTATCCGCAATAAAGACCAAAACCGTCCCTACATCTCCTGCCATTGCTCGAGTCGCACCTCAGAGATTCCACAGTGTTGAGACCA GATCACCATCAAACAATCAAAAACCACCTCCCCGTCGAGAAAACAGCctg GGATTTCAGTTACCGCAGCCCCCGGATCCCCCTACTGTTGAAGCTGAGTATTACACCATCGCTGAGTTCAGATCCTGCTTGACAGATGGCATCAGTTTCAGTGGAGGACAGAAAGCTGAG GTCATTGACAAGAACTCCGGAGGCTGGTGGTATGTCCAGATTGGAGAGAAGGAGGGTTGGGCCCCATGTTCTTACATCGACAAACGCAAGAAACCCACCTTGAACCGCCAAACCAGTACACTGACCCGGCCAAAGGTCCCACCTCCTGCTCCACCAATCAAAAAGCAGAACTCGCTTCCATGTGTTGAGTATGAGGCTGTGAGTCCAAGGGTGTACGAGGAACCAGAATATGATGTTCCAACAGTGGGCCTTGAATTCGACCTTGAGAAGGAGTTTCTTCCAGGAGATGCACCAACTAAAGCCCCTCCTCCTCTGAGTCAGCGTACCGTTTCTTTTACATTGGGTGAAGGggatgaagaggatgatgaggGTGTTTATGCGAACGGTGGCTTCAGAGCTGTACCACAGTGTAAGGACAGTCACTCGGACACATACTCGTCCTCTGTGGCTCACCGGACATCTATGTGGGATCCACCGGAATATGACGCCCCAACAATCGAGTCCAACATTGAGACCAATACAACACTCTACGCACACACAAAGCAATCTAAACTCAAACAGCAGGCTGACGAGTTGAAATCCAAACCATCGGTGCGTCCAAAACCTGCAAACCAAGACTGTAGTTCCATCAGAAGACCCCAAAACCAAGAGGAACCAGGCCAGATACATTTCAGGACCTCCCGCACATCTGAGGACTCGGAGAACGACTCGGAGAACTTCCAGACGTTCTCTCATCCGCCTTCCTTTTTGTACCACACTACTGCGGCATACCAGCGGGAAGAGCCGAGTGAGCTCAGCTTTCCCGCGGGAGTGCAAGTAGAGGTTCTGGAGAAGCAGGAGAGCGGCTGGTGGTTCATCCGCTGGGGGAACGAAGAGGGTTGGGCGCCCACTTACTACTTACAGGAAACCAAAAGCTCAGAAACAAGTGGTACAGAAGCCAAAACCATAGAGATGGTTAATTCTGAGACATTTTGGTCTGCGTCTCCCGAGTTGGAAATATCATTGCAGGGAGATGTTGGAAATATGGGTAAATGCGTAAGTTTGGAGAAGAACGAGCAGCGTGTTAACCAAAGCCTGAAGAGCGGACACCGATCTAACCACCAGAACTGCCGGGTTGGCGTGAAGCAGCTCGCTGTCAGACCTCAGAATGTCCTCAAGGAcaacactaatacacacacaactTCAGTAGGACAGAGGAACGATGCACTGCCTAGTCACAGCTACAATGATCAAAGCACCTCTTCCTGTGCAGTTAATACTGAGAGCATGAGACGTAAAGTACCGATGTCAATGGTGAAGCCTAAACCACATCTGATCCACAACAACCTTCGCGAGGAGTACGTTTCTGTCGCCGACTATCACGGTGACGCAGAGAGCATGAGCTTACCTGCTGGTACGAGGCTGGAGGTCCTGGAGAAAAACCCTAATGGATGGTGGTACTGCCGTGTGCTTGACACAACTAAAACACAAAAAGGATGGGTGCCCTCCAATTTCCTGGAGAGGAGGAGCTAA